In the genome of Magnolia sinica isolate HGM2019 chromosome 2, MsV1, whole genome shotgun sequence, one region contains:
- the LOC131237545 gene encoding probable serine/threonine-protein kinase At1g01540: protein MSDYKAAFLNDQLSKRTSIFGLRLWVVVGICLGATFVLLLFLLSLWLTSKRNSTKLKTSQKPTIPNVSKEIQEIRIDQHHHARAPHAQDPKPTTQILPNPLPESELVTTSIERQALLPSPDEESPVGLHRIHIEIGKDHRISYPERVGGGSLHGSGDQGPIVVPEVSHLGWGHWYTLRELEASTNGFADENVIGEGGYGIVYRGVLEDNSQVAVKNLLNNRGQAEKEFKVEVEAIGRVRHKNLVRLLGYCVEGAHRMLVYEYVDNGNLEQWLHGDVGPYSPLTWEIRMNIILGTAKGLTYLHEGLEPKVVHRDVKSSNILLDKQWNPKVSDFGLAKLLGSERSYVTTRVMGTFGYVAPEYASTGMLNERSDVYSFGILIMEIITGRNPVDYSRPPGEVNLVEWLKTMVGNRNPEGVLDPKLPEKPSSKALKRALLVGLRCVDPDAQKRPKMGHIIHMLEVDDFPFRDDRRGGREPGRMHRDSPQENAKLIEKRVVESGDSSGYETSTNVGKARWRKQEG, encoded by the exons atgTCGGACTACAAGGCAGCCTTCCTCAATGACCAGCTCTCGAAGCGCACCTCCATCTTCGGCCTCCGGCTGTGGGTTGTCGTCGGCATCTGCCTTGGAGCGACATtcgtcctcctcctcttcctcctctccCTCTGGCTCACTTCCAAGCGCAACAGCACCAAGCTCAAAACCTCCCAAAAACCCACCATCCCAAATGTCTCAAAAGAGATCCAAGAAATCCGAATTGATCAACACCACCATGCCCGGGCCCCACACGCTCAAGACCCAAAACCCACTACCCAAATCCTTCCAAACCCGCTGCCCGAGTCCGAACTTGTCACCACCTCGATCGAACGGCAAGCGCTCCTCCCTTCCCCTGATGAGGAGAGCCCTGTTGGGCTCCACAGGATTCACATTGAGATTGGTAAGGACCATCGGATTTCATACCCAGAACGTGTGGGGGGCGGATCTTTGCACGGAAGTGGCGATCAGGGCCCAATCGTGGTTCCTGAGGTCTCCCACTTGGGGTGGGGGCATTGGTACACACTCCGAGAACTTGAAGCCTCGACGAACGGGTTTGCTGATGAGAACGTCATCGGCGAAGGCGGGTATGGGATCGTCTACCGTGGCGTCCTGGAAGATAATAGCCAGGTTGCTGTCAAGAACTTGCTCAATAACAG GGGTCAAGCTGAGAAGGAGTTTAAGGTCGAAGTTGAAGCAATCGGGCGTGTTCGGCATAAGAATTTAGTCAGATTACTTGGATATTGTGTGGAAGGAGCTCACAG GATGCTTGTTTATGAATATGTAGACAATGGGAACTTAGAACAGTGGCTTCATGGGGATGTTGGGCCTTACAGCCCTCTCACATGGGAGATTCGTATGAATATCATTCTTGGAACAGCAAAAGG ATTGACATACCTACATGAGGGTCTTGAACCCAAGGTCGTCCACCGTGATGTTAAATCAAGCAACATATTGCTTGATAAGCAGTGGAATCCCAAGGTGTCAGACTTTGGGCTTGCCAAGCTCTTGGGATCAGAGAGGAGCTACGTTACGACCCGTGTGATGGGAACATTTGG CTATGTTGCTCCTGAATATGCTAGCACGGGTATGTTGAATGAAAGGAGCGATGTATATAGTTTTGGGATTCTCATTATGGAGATAATTACTGGCAGAAACCCAGTTGATTACAGCAGGCCTCCAGGAGAG GTGAATTTGGTTGAGTGGCTTAAAACAATGGTTGGGAACCGGAACCCAGAGGGAGTGTTGGATCCTAAGTTGCCTGAGAAACCTTCTTCGAAGGCATTGAAGAGGGCCCTTTTAGTGGGGCTACGATGTGTGGACCCAGATGCACAGAAGCGGCCGAAGATGGGTCATATTATCCACATGCTCGAAGTTGATGATTTCCCCTTCCGAGAT GATCGAAGAGGTGGGCGTGAGCCAGGACGCATGCACCGTGACAGTCCCCAAGAGAATGCAAAACTGATAGAGAAACGGGTCGTGGAGTCAGGCGACAGCAGTGGGTATGAGACCAGCACTAATGTCGGTAAGGCAAGGTGGAGAAAGCAAGAAGGGTAG